One Serinicoccus chungangensis genomic window carries:
- a CDS encoding alpha,alpha-trehalose-phosphate synthase (UDP-forming): protein MGSSARYDFVIAANRLPVDQHTNPDGSTEWRTAPGGLVTAMDSVMRGWEGSAAWVGWAGFPGEAPEPFDEGKLRLHPVPLSTKELADYYEGFSNDTLWPLYHDVIVPPTFHRSWWTCYREINQRFAEAVCEVAAEGATVWIHDYQLQLVPALVRDRRPDLRIGWFDHIPFPPVELFAQLPWRESILRGLLGADFLGFQRPDDARNFGRSCRAVLGATTKGEKIEWAGADDDRLGGAPRTVRAAGVPISIDAAGFRELADSEVVQERAEEIRASLGNPKVVLLGVDRLDYTKGIRHRLRAIGELYDDGSISPDEVTFIQVATPSRERVEAYRTLREQIEGTVGRINGDVSHLGATAIHYLHQSYPREEMAALYQVADVMLITPLRDGMNLVAKEYVTARHDGKGALVLSEFTGAAQEMPQAYQCNPHDITGLKETILRAISDEPAEKERRMKALRRRVRTHDVQTWAQDFLSSLESAPERPSRSAARGEA from the coding sequence ATGGGCTCGAGCGCCAGGTACGACTTCGTCATCGCGGCCAACCGGCTGCCGGTGGACCAGCACACCAACCCCGACGGCAGCACCGAGTGGCGCACCGCCCCGGGCGGGCTGGTGACCGCCATGGACTCGGTGATGCGCGGCTGGGAGGGCAGCGCCGCCTGGGTGGGGTGGGCCGGCTTCCCCGGCGAGGCACCCGAGCCCTTCGACGAGGGCAAGCTGCGCCTGCACCCGGTGCCGCTGTCGACCAAGGAGCTCGCCGACTACTACGAGGGCTTCTCCAACGACACGCTGTGGCCGCTCTACCACGACGTCATCGTCCCGCCGACCTTCCACCGCTCCTGGTGGACCTGCTACCGCGAGATCAACCAGCGGTTCGCCGAGGCCGTGTGCGAAGTCGCCGCCGAGGGCGCGACCGTATGGATCCACGACTACCAGCTCCAGCTCGTCCCGGCCCTGGTCCGGGACCGACGCCCCGACCTGCGGATCGGCTGGTTCGACCACATCCCCTTCCCGCCGGTCGAGCTCTTCGCCCAGCTCCCGTGGCGGGAGAGCATCCTGCGCGGCCTGCTCGGCGCCGACTTCCTCGGCTTCCAGCGGCCCGACGACGCCCGCAACTTCGGCCGCTCCTGCCGCGCCGTCCTCGGCGCCACCACCAAGGGGGAGAAGATCGAGTGGGCCGGTGCCGACGACGACCGCCTGGGCGGCGCCCCCCGGACGGTGCGCGCGGCCGGCGTCCCGATCTCCATCGACGCGGCCGGCTTCCGCGAGCTCGCGGACTCCGAGGTCGTCCAGGAGCGCGCCGAGGAGATCCGCGCCTCGCTCGGCAACCCGAAGGTCGTGCTCCTCGGCGTCGACCGGCTCGACTACACCAAGGGCATCCGGCACCGGCTGCGGGCCATCGGCGAGCTCTACGACGACGGGTCCATCTCCCCCGACGAGGTGACCTTCATCCAGGTGGCCACCCCGAGCCGGGAGCGGGTCGAGGCCTACCGCACCCTGCGCGAGCAGATCGAGGGCACCGTGGGGCGGATCAACGGCGACGTCTCGCACCTCGGCGCGACCGCGATCCACTACCTGCACCAGTCCTACCCGCGCGAGGAGATGGCGGCGCTCTACCAGGTCGCCGACGTCATGCTCATCACCCCGCTGCGCGACGGGATGAACCTCGTCGCCAAGGAGTACGTCACCGCCCGTCACGACGGCAAGGGCGCCCTCGTGCTCTCCGAGTTCACCGGTGCCGCGCAGGAGATGCCGCAGGCCTACCAGTGCAACCCGCACGACATCACGGGACTCAAGGAGACCATCCTGCGGGCGATCAGCGACGAGCCCGCGGAGAAGGAGCGCCGAATGAAGGCGCTGCGCCGCCGCGTGCGCACGCACGACGTGCAGACGTGGGCGCAGGACTTCCTCAGCAGCCTGGAGTCGGCGCCGGAGCGTCCGTCGCGCAGCGCCGCCAGGGGCGAGGCGTGA
- the otsB gene encoding trehalose-phosphatase, producing the protein MSDPAALDAALVEALADFAAHDRVLVATDFDGVLAPLVVDPMDSRPVDGGMPALTSLAELPGTTVALVSGRALEPLRELSGADHDGPLVLVGSHGAEDSRAEGGLALDDDQQALLATLDDELATLREEHPGLRVEDKPAGRVVHTRGLPEDEAQAALDAARELGARHTSLEVTPGKGVVELAVAHVGKGVALVALADEVGAEAVFYAGDDLTDEHGFEALADDADADRAARRLTVRVGDGETQARFRVADEEAMVGLLEALVAARREATAR; encoded by the coding sequence GTGAGCGACCCGGCGGCGCTCGACGCCGCCCTCGTCGAGGCGCTCGCCGACTTCGCCGCCCACGACCGGGTGCTCGTCGCCACCGACTTCGACGGCGTCCTCGCGCCGCTGGTCGTCGACCCGATGGACTCCCGCCCGGTCGACGGAGGTATGCCCGCCCTCACCTCCCTCGCCGAGCTCCCCGGCACGACGGTCGCCCTGGTCAGCGGGCGCGCGCTCGAGCCCCTGCGCGAGCTCTCCGGGGCGGACCACGACGGCCCGCTCGTGCTCGTCGGCAGCCACGGCGCCGAGGACTCCCGCGCCGAGGGCGGCCTGGCGCTGGACGACGACCAGCAGGCGCTGCTGGCGACCCTCGACGACGAGCTGGCGACGCTGCGCGAGGAGCACCCGGGCCTGCGCGTCGAGGACAAGCCGGCCGGCCGGGTCGTGCACACCCGGGGCCTGCCCGAGGACGAGGCCCAGGCCGCCCTCGACGCGGCCCGGGAGCTGGGCGCACGGCACACCTCGCTGGAGGTGACGCCCGGCAAGGGCGTCGTCGAGCTCGCGGTCGCGCACGTCGGCAAGGGCGTCGCCCTGGTGGCCCTGGCCGACGAGGTGGGCGCGGAGGCGGTGTTCTACGCCGGTGACGACCTCACCGACGAGCACGGCTTCGAGGCCCTGGCGGACGACGCGGACGCCGACCGTGCGGCGCGCCGGCTGACCGTGCGCGTCGGCGACGGCGAGACGCAGGCGCGCTTCCGGGTGGCGGACGAGGAGGCCATGGTGGGCCTGCTCGAGGCCCTCGTCGCCGCCCGTCGCGAGGCCACCGCGCGCTGA
- a CDS encoding LacI family DNA-binding transcriptional regulator — protein sequence MSSTSTPVRPGAGDGTGSSRGRLADLAAYAGVSEATVSRVLNDKPGVAVATRQAVLTAVDVLGYERPSKLSRNSAGLVGLITPELTNPVFPMFAQSIETQMAAAGFTPVLCTQTPGGVHEDEYVQMLLDRGVSAIVFVSGYHADSRADVDRYTALRERGLPIALVNGYREGIHATFISHDDHASMRLAVRHLRDLGHTRIGFATGPARYVPVQRRIEGFREAMADLDGHDGVDLDELICTTLFSVEGGAAAGRHLIEAGATGIVCGSDVMALGVVRAATQLGLSVPGDLSVVGGDDVPFMTFVDPPLTTVRMDVMGMAAAAVTAVLEEIAGEPVDRREYLFDPELILRESTGPVRQ from the coding sequence GTGAGCAGCACATCTACCCCCGTGCGCCCCGGGGCCGGTGACGGCACGGGCAGCTCGCGCGGCCGCCTCGCCGACCTCGCGGCCTACGCCGGGGTGAGTGAGGCGACCGTCAGCCGGGTGCTCAACGACAAGCCGGGCGTGGCGGTGGCCACCCGGCAGGCGGTGCTCACCGCGGTGGACGTCCTCGGCTACGAGCGGCCCAGCAAGCTGTCGCGCAACAGCGCCGGCCTGGTCGGGCTCATCACCCCCGAGCTCACCAACCCGGTCTTCCCGATGTTCGCCCAGTCGATCGAGACGCAGATGGCGGCGGCGGGCTTCACCCCCGTGCTCTGCACGCAGACGCCCGGCGGGGTGCACGAGGACGAGTACGTCCAGATGCTGCTGGACCGTGGCGTCTCGGCCATCGTCTTCGTCAGCGGCTACCACGCCGACTCCCGGGCCGACGTCGACCGCTACACCGCGCTGCGCGAGCGGGGGCTGCCCATCGCGCTGGTCAACGGCTACCGCGAGGGCATCCACGCGACCTTCATCAGCCACGACGACCACGCCTCGATGCGGCTGGCGGTGCGGCACCTGCGCGACCTGGGGCATACCCGCATCGGCTTCGCGACCGGGCCGGCGCGCTACGTCCCCGTGCAACGGAGGATCGAGGGCTTCCGCGAGGCGATGGCCGACCTCGACGGGCACGACGGGGTCGACCTCGACGAGCTCATCTGCACGACGCTCTTCTCGGTCGAGGGCGGTGCGGCCGCGGGGCGTCACCTCATTGAGGCCGGGGCGACCGGGATCGTCTGCGGCTCGGACGTCATGGCGCTCGGTGTCGTGCGCGCGGCGACGCAGCTGGGGCTGAGCGTGCCAGGGGACCTGTCGGTGGTCGGCGGCGACGACGTGCCGTTCATGACCTTCGTCGACCCGCCGCTGACGACGGTGCGGATGGACGTCATGGGGATGGCCGCGGCGGCGGTCACCGCCGTGCTCGAGGAGATCGCGGGGGAGCCGGTGGACCGCCGGGAGTACCTCTTCGACCCCGAGCTCATCCTGCGGGAGTCCACCGGGCCGGTCCGGCAGTGA
- a CDS encoding glycoside hydrolase family 13 protein, whose protein sequence is MSRAVDPHHDGSPLYVSDQHPAPGAVVSVRVRVPRAAAVGAVHVRTTPDGEQFFTDARVVHRTEDEEWWQGEVTCHNPVTTYRFLLQSDAEGVPAYRWLNGTGVHLRDVPDTSDFRLVTHAPPPDWAQRAVVYQVFPDRFARDEAVEPVGDPGGPRTDLPDWAVPARWDDPVATGRGENPAQVFGGTLDGARERLDHLVDLGVDVLYLTPVFPARSNHRYDASTFEAVDPVLGGDAALLRLQEAAHGRGIRVMGDITTNHTGDAHEWYAAARQDPEGEFASWYVRDGGRPGEWVTWLGVESLPKLDHANPALRARLTEGPESVIERWLGEGRGFDSWRVDVANMTGRYKGSDLTHQVARETRAAVDRATGGQGLLVAEHTHDHSRDVDGDGWHGVMNYSGFTRPVWTWLRAADFAPKFLGSPLQVPRLGAELVAETMRDFCSIVSWRAWTHSMTLVGSHDTTRVRTLVGDDREQVQVAAGLLLTLPGIPMITYGDEIGMPGDFGEDGRRPMPWGSRDADDGLWDARLAEHYRALIALRHDCPALWGGGMRWLYAEGDVMVFLREHPEQTALVHVARAAHDDVEIPAAQVAGAGAAQGRTPQTAGLDVTGRGVRLSAPGPTVQVWTWATDAPAWEPVPETYRGGW, encoded by the coding sequence GTGAGCCGGGCGGTCGATCCTCACCACGACGGGTCACCGCTCTACGTCAGCGACCAGCACCCCGCGCCCGGCGCGGTGGTGTCGGTGCGGGTGCGGGTGCCCCGTGCCGCGGCGGTGGGCGCCGTGCACGTGCGCACCACCCCGGACGGCGAGCAGTTCTTCACCGACGCCCGGGTCGTGCACCGGACCGAGGACGAGGAGTGGTGGCAGGGCGAGGTCACCTGCCACAACCCGGTGACGACCTACCGCTTCCTGCTGCAGAGCGACGCGGAGGGCGTGCCGGCATACCGCTGGCTCAACGGCACCGGCGTGCACCTGCGCGACGTGCCCGACACCAGCGACTTCCGCCTCGTCACCCACGCGCCGCCGCCGGACTGGGCGCAGCGCGCGGTCGTCTACCAGGTCTTCCCGGACCGGTTCGCCCGCGACGAGGCGGTGGAGCCGGTCGGCGACCCCGGCGGCCCCCGCACGGACCTGCCCGACTGGGCGGTCCCGGCCCGCTGGGACGACCCGGTCGCGACCGGCCGGGGGGAGAACCCGGCGCAGGTCTTCGGCGGGACCCTCGACGGCGCCCGGGAGCGGCTGGACCACCTCGTCGACCTCGGCGTCGACGTGCTCTACCTCACCCCCGTCTTCCCGGCCCGCTCCAACCACCGCTACGACGCCTCGACCTTCGAGGCGGTCGACCCCGTGCTCGGCGGCGACGCGGCGCTGCTGCGGCTGCAGGAGGCGGCGCACGGGCGCGGCATCCGGGTCATGGGCGACATCACGACCAACCACACCGGCGACGCGCACGAGTGGTATGCCGCCGCGCGCCAGGACCCCGAAGGCGAGTTCGCGTCGTGGTACGTCCGCGACGGCGGCCGACCGGGGGAGTGGGTGACCTGGCTGGGCGTGGAGAGCCTGCCCAAGCTGGACCACGCCAACCCCGCGCTGCGGGCCCGGCTCACCGAGGGGCCCGAGTCGGTCATCGAGCGGTGGCTGGGCGAGGGGCGCGGCTTCGACTCCTGGCGGGTCGACGTGGCCAACATGACCGGGCGCTACAAGGGCAGCGACCTCACCCACCAGGTGGCGCGGGAGACCCGGGCCGCGGTGGACCGGGCGACCGGCGGCCAGGGCCTGCTCGTCGCCGAGCACACCCACGACCACAGCCGGGACGTCGACGGCGACGGCTGGCACGGGGTGATGAACTACTCCGGCTTCACCCGGCCGGTCTGGACCTGGCTGCGGGCGGCGGACTTCGCGCCGAAGTTCCTCGGCAGCCCGCTGCAGGTGCCCCGGCTCGGGGCCGAGCTCGTCGCCGAGACGATGCGCGACTTCTGCTCCATCGTGTCGTGGCGGGCGTGGACCCACTCGATGACCCTCGTCGGCTCGCACGACACCACCCGCGTGCGCACCCTCGTCGGCGACGACAGGGAGCAGGTGCAGGTCGCTGCAGGGCTGCTGCTGACGCTGCCCGGGATCCCGATGATCACCTACGGCGACGAGATCGGGATGCCCGGCGACTTCGGGGAGGACGGCCGCCGGCCGATGCCCTGGGGGTCGCGCGACGCCGACGACGGGCTGTGGGACGCGAGGCTCGCCGAGCACTACCGCGCCCTCATCGCCCTGCGGCACGACTGCCCCGCGCTCTGGGGCGGCGGGATGCGCTGGCTCTATGCTGAGGGTGACGTCATGGTCTTCCTGCGGGAGCACCCGGAGCAGACGGCCCTCGTGCACGTCGCGCGGGCGGCGCACGACGACGTCGAGATCCCGGCCGCCCAGGTGGCCGGAGCAGGGGCCGCGCAGGGCCGGACACCGCAGACCGCGGGGCTCGACGTGACCGGGAGGGGCGTGCGGCTGAGCGCGCCCGGCCCGACCGTGCAGGTGTGGACCTGGGCGACCGACGCACCGGCCTGGGAGCCGGTGCCCGAGACCTACCGAGGTGGTTGGTGA
- a CDS encoding sugar ABC transporter permease has product MTSPQDPTSSTLGSVDAHGSDRGRGGRLGTAASDVYTVTRKSRRTSFRAVWWRHALALLALAFALFPIVFIVSSAFNNAGTLSTSGLLPTRFGLRNFDALFNDAARPYWTWYKNSLIICGVATVATLVLGAAAAYAFSRLRWTGRRFGLLFILLVQMFPALLAFVALYITFATVGEVIPQIGLNTLWGLLLVYLGGAMGANIWLFKGYFDTIPKELDEAAKIDGASHARVFFTIILPLVTPILATVGILAFVGLWGEFLLASIFLTDADNQTLAVGLYATRNADQNRYFGQFVAGALLASLPVVLVYLSLQRLLIGGMTAGSVK; this is encoded by the coding sequence ATGACTTCTCCCCAGGACCCCACCAGCAGCACCCTCGGGTCGGTCGACGCGCACGGCAGCGACCGGGGCCGTGGCGGACGGCTCGGCACAGCCGCGTCCGACGTCTACACCGTGACCCGCAAGTCCCGGCGCACCTCCTTCCGGGCGGTGTGGTGGCGGCACGCGCTGGCGCTGCTGGCGCTGGCCTTCGCCCTCTTCCCGATCGTCTTCATCGTGTCCTCCGCGTTCAACAACGCGGGCACCCTGTCGACCTCGGGCCTGCTCCCGACCCGGTTCGGGCTGCGCAACTTCGACGCCCTCTTCAACGACGCCGCGCGCCCCTACTGGACGTGGTACAAGAACTCGCTCATCATCTGCGGGGTCGCCACCGTGGCGACGCTGGTCCTGGGAGCAGCGGCGGCCTACGCCTTCTCGCGGTTGCGCTGGACGGGCCGCCGGTTCGGCCTGCTCTTCATCCTGCTGGTGCAGATGTTCCCCGCGCTGCTGGCCTTCGTCGCGCTCTACATCACCTTCGCCACCGTCGGCGAGGTCATCCCGCAGATCGGCCTCAACACCCTGTGGGGCCTGCTGCTCGTCTACCTCGGCGGGGCGATGGGCGCCAACATCTGGCTGTTCAAGGGCTACTTCGACACCATCCCCAAGGAGCTGGACGAGGCGGCCAAGATCGACGGCGCCAGCCACGCCCGGGTGTTCTTCACCATCATCCTCCCGCTGGTGACGCCCATCCTCGCGACCGTCGGCATCCTCGCCTTCGTCGGGCTGTGGGGCGAGTTCCTGCTGGCCAGCATCTTCCTCACCGACGCGGACAACCAGACCCTGGCGGTCGGCCTCTACGCCACCCGCAACGCCGACCAGAACAGGTACTTCGGCCAGTTCGTGGCCGGCGCCCTGCTCGCCTCCCTGCCGGTGGTGCTGGTCTACCTCAGCCTCCAGCGCCTGCTCATCGGCGGCATGACCGCAGGTTCGGTCAAGTGA
- a CDS encoding ABC transporter permease subunit, whose translation MSETRSSDVDAALHNLEPSGEHLEFSSRTPIWVQVVKWGLILLTLAVLGWMAQQVIEAGYWIMVSLIGFIALCVIAVYATRRAIPAKYLFPGVLLMLLLQIWPLLYTVQISFTNFGDGHISTKEEAVASIVANSVREVEGSSRYALNIAVPEGTDVATGDLAYLLTDAEGTYYVGTLEGLEELPAEGVEASPTGRIISAPGWTTLTPQQVNERSDDLADFGVPVFDESGEQTAGIRQVGLSEAFIGTPTRVYDEEADTITDTVTGTVYVAEDANFVPEGGEGAALPQGWREFVGFENYTNAFTNATLREGLTKVFVWNVFFAAFTVVATFLLGMAIALLMNDERLKGKGLYRSILILPYALPIYVTALVWASMFNQDFGLINNLFGLDINWLGNAWWARVAVLITNLWLGFPYWFIVCTGALQAIPSDVKEAAAIDGAGAFATVRRVIMPLLLVAVGPLMIASFAFNFNNFGLIWLLTEGGPFVGGQSSIGSTDLLITLAYRLALGGASPNFGFASAISVVIFFLVATISYFGFTRTAALEDVN comes from the coding sequence ATGTCCGAGACACGGAGCAGCGACGTGGATGCCGCGCTGCACAACCTCGAACCCAGCGGTGAGCACCTCGAGTTCAGCTCGCGCACCCCGATCTGGGTGCAGGTGGTCAAGTGGGGGCTGATCCTGCTGACCCTCGCCGTGCTGGGCTGGATGGCCCAGCAGGTCATCGAGGCCGGCTACTGGATCATGGTCAGCCTTATCGGCTTCATCGCTCTGTGCGTCATCGCCGTCTACGCCACCAGGCGCGCCATCCCCGCGAAGTACCTCTTCCCCGGTGTCCTGCTCATGCTGCTGCTGCAGATCTGGCCGCTGCTCTACACCGTGCAGATCTCCTTCACCAACTTCGGCGACGGACACATCAGCACCAAGGAGGAGGCGGTCGCCTCGATCGTCGCCAACTCGGTGCGGGAGGTCGAGGGCAGCAGCCGGTATGCCCTCAACATCGCTGTCCCGGAGGGCACCGACGTGGCCACCGGGGACCTCGCCTACCTGCTCACCGACGCCGAGGGCACCTACTACGTCGGCACCCTCGAGGGCCTGGAGGAGCTGCCTGCCGAGGGGGTCGAGGCCAGCCCGACCGGCCGCATCATCTCCGCCCCCGGCTGGACCACGCTGACCCCGCAGCAGGTCAACGAGCGGTCCGACGACCTGGCCGACTTCGGGGTGCCGGTCTTCGACGAGTCGGGGGAGCAGACGGCCGGCATCCGGCAGGTCGGGCTGTCCGAGGCCTTCATCGGCACCCCGACCCGGGTCTACGACGAGGAGGCCGACACCATCACCGACACCGTGACGGGCACGGTCTACGTCGCCGAGGACGCCAACTTCGTCCCGGAGGGCGGCGAGGGGGCTGCGCTGCCGCAGGGGTGGCGGGAGTTCGTCGGGTTCGAGAACTACACCAACGCCTTCACCAACGCCACCCTGCGCGAGGGGCTGACCAAGGTCTTCGTCTGGAACGTCTTCTTCGCGGCCTTCACCGTCGTCGCGACCTTCCTGCTGGGCATGGCGATCGCGCTGCTCATGAATGACGAGCGGCTCAAGGGCAAGGGCCTGTACCGCTCGATCCTCATCCTCCCCTACGCCCTGCCGATCTACGTGACGGCGCTGGTCTGGGCGTCGATGTTCAACCAGGACTTCGGCCTCATCAACAACCTCTTCGGGCTGGACATCAACTGGCTCGGCAACGCGTGGTGGGCAAGGGTCGCGGTGCTCATCACCAACCTCTGGCTGGGCTTCCCCTACTGGTTCATCGTCTGCACCGGCGCGCTCCAGGCCATCCCGAGCGACGTCAAGGAGGCGGCGGCCATCGACGGCGCCGGGGCCTTCGCCACGGTCCGGCGGGTCATCATGCCGCTGCTGCTGGTGGCGGTCGGGCCGCTGATGATCGCGTCCTTCGCCTTCAACTTCAACAACTTCGGGCTCATCTGGCTGCTCACCGAGGGCGGGCCGTTCGTCGGCGGGCAGAGCTCCATCGGCTCGACCGACCTGCTCATCACCCTGGCCTACCGACTGGCGCTGGGCGGGGCCTCGCCCAACTTCGGCTTCGCCTCGGCCATCTCGGTGGTCATCTTCTTCCTGGTGGCCACCATCAGCTACTTCGGCTTCACCCGTACCGCGGCGCTCGAGGACGTGAACTGA
- a CDS encoding sugar ABC transporter substrate-binding protein encodes MTTAASSPLLEQRRAGDLTTVRRRTMKRTTGAVAITSAAALLLSACGGDSGEETADAGSSAEETAAEDDAAAEDEAAEDEEAAGDDAASTEAPVRDENAELVIWSDDVRAPILTEWAEQFGEEYGITTQVQVATDVRQQFKDAANVDQGPDIVVGAHDWLGEFVQNGIVEPVQMSSDTQELFTEESIEATQFDGQIYGVPYATESLGLIRNTALAPDAPATMEELASFGNELVDAGDADQAFVTPVSNVGDAYHAYPYLSAYGGGIFGKNEDGGWDPDNVIVGSEETIQGGEKIAWMAEEGLLNVNVDFPTMESLFAEGRTPYMVAGPWAIPNVEGAEIDYAIDPIPDFEDGGQTVPFLGVQMFYVASGAQNPTLAQEFVNTYVPTEEMQLALFEAGQRPPALKSALETVAAEDDDIQAWADAGEGATPMPNIPAMNAVWQPLGQATSDIVGGADPAERLEAAQEEIVSNIGR; translated from the coding sequence ATGACGACCGCGGCATCGTCGCCGCTCCTCGAGCAGCGCCGGGCCGGTGACCTCACCACTGTTCGAAGGAGAACCATGAAGCGCACCACCGGTGCTGTAGCCATCACCAGCGCGGCGGCGCTGCTGCTGTCCGCCTGCGGCGGCGACTCGGGCGAGGAGACCGCCGACGCCGGCTCGTCCGCCGAGGAGACCGCCGCGGAGGACGACGCCGCAGCCGAGGATGAGGCCGCCGAGGACGAGGAGGCCGCGGGCGACGACGCCGCCTCCACCGAGGCCCCCGTCCGCGACGAGAACGCCGAGCTCGTCATCTGGTCCGACGACGTCCGCGCCCCGATCCTCACCGAGTGGGCCGAGCAGTTCGGCGAGGAGTACGGCATCACCACGCAGGTGCAGGTCGCGACCGACGTCCGGCAGCAGTTCAAGGACGCCGCCAACGTCGACCAGGGCCCGGACATCGTCGTCGGCGCCCACGACTGGCTGGGCGAGTTCGTCCAGAACGGCATCGTGGAGCCGGTCCAGATGTCCTCCGACACCCAGGAGCTGTTCACCGAGGAGTCGATCGAGGCCACGCAGTTCGACGGCCAGATCTACGGCGTGCCCTACGCCACCGAGTCCCTCGGCCTCATCCGCAACACCGCCCTGGCCCCCGACGCCCCCGCCACCATGGAGGAGCTGGCCTCTTTCGGCAACGAGCTCGTCGACGCCGGCGACGCCGACCAGGCCTTCGTCACCCCGGTGAGCAACGTCGGTGACGCCTACCACGCCTACCCCTACCTGTCCGCCTACGGCGGCGGCATCTTCGGCAAGAACGAGGACGGCGGTTGGGACCCCGACAACGTCATCGTCGGCTCCGAGGAGACCATCCAGGGCGGCGAGAAGATCGCCTGGATGGCCGAGGAGGGCCTGCTCAACGTCAACGTCGACTTCCCGACCATGGAGTCGCTGTTCGCCGAGGGCCGCACCCCCTACATGGTGGCCGGCCCCTGGGCGATCCCCAACGTCGAGGGCGCCGAGATCGACTACGCCATCGACCCGATCCCGGACTTCGAGGACGGCGGCCAGACCGTGCCGTTCCTCGGCGTCCAGATGTTCTACGTCGCCTCCGGCGCGCAGAACCCCACCCTGGCGCAGGAGTTCGTCAACACCTACGTGCCGACCGAGGAGATGCAGCTCGCGCTCTTCGAGGCCGGCCAGCGCCCGCCGGCCCTGAAGTCGGCTCTGGAGACCGTCGCCGCCGAGGACGACGACATCCAGGCCTGGGCGGACGCCGGCGAGGGTGCCACGCCGATGCCGAACATCCCCGCGATGAACGCGGTGTGGCAGCCCCTGGGCCAGGCGACCTCCGACATCGTCGGTGGCGCCGACCCCGCCGAGCGCCTCGAGGCCGCTCAGGAGGAGATCGTCTCCAACATCGGCCGCTGA
- a CDS encoding ABC transporter ATP-binding protein translates to MATVTYDKATRIYPGADTPSVDELEIEIADGEFLVLVGPSGCGKSTSLRMLAGLEEVNGGRILIGDKDVTHMPPKDRDVAMVFQNYALYPHMTVADNMGFALKIAGKSKSEIRERVEEAAKILDLEAYLERKPKALSGGQRQRVAMGRAIVRQPQVFLMDEPLSNLDAKLRVQTRTQIASLQRRLGVTTVYVTHDQVEAMTMGDRVAVLKDGILQQCDSPRHMYDHPNNVFVAGFIGSPAMNLMTVPVADGGIKLGDYVHPVERDILAKAGNELVLGVRPEDVDLSDSGRGLPIEIDVVEELGADAYIYGELPGAGATDKPFIARVDGRTPPKKGEIVHFTPKGDHVHLFNAESGERISG, encoded by the coding sequence ATGGCAACGGTGACCTACGACAAGGCCACGCGTATCTACCCCGGGGCGGACACCCCCTCGGTCGACGAGCTCGAGATCGAGATCGCCGACGGCGAGTTCCTCGTCCTCGTCGGCCCGTCCGGCTGCGGCAAGTCCACCTCCCTGCGCATGCTCGCCGGGCTGGAGGAGGTGAACGGCGGTCGCATCCTCATCGGCGACAAGGACGTCACCCACATGCCGCCCAAGGACCGTGACGTCGCGATGGTGTTCCAGAACTACGCGCTCTACCCGCACATGACGGTGGCCGACAACATGGGCTTCGCGCTCAAGATCGCCGGCAAGTCCAAGAGCGAGATCCGCGAGCGCGTCGAGGAGGCGGCCAAGATCCTCGACCTGGAGGCCTACCTCGAGCGCAAGCCGAAGGCGCTCTCCGGTGGTCAGCGTCAGCGCGTCGCCATGGGCCGCGCCATCGTCCGCCAGCCGCAGGTCTTCCTCATGGACGAGCCGCTGTCGAACCTCGACGCCAAGCTGCGCGTGCAGACGCGCACGCAGATCGCCTCGCTGCAGCGCCGCCTCGGCGTCACCACCGTCTACGTCACCCACGACCAGGTCGAGGCCATGACGATGGGCGACCGCGTGGCGGTCCTCAAGGACGGCATCCTGCAGCAGTGCGACAGCCCGCGGCACATGTACGACCACCCGAACAACGTCTTCGTCGCCGGCTTCATCGGCTCCCCGGCCATGAACCTCATGACCGTGCCGGTCGCCGACGGCGGCATCAAGCTCGGTGACTACGTCCACCCGGTGGAGCGCGACATCCTCGCCAAGGCCGGCAACGAGCTGGTGCTCGGGGTCCGCCCGGAGGACGTCGACCTGTCCGACTCCGGCCGCGGACTGCCGATCGAGATCGACGTCGTCGAGGAGCTCGGCGCCGACGCCTACATCTACGGCGAGCTGCCCGGCGCCGGCGCCACCGACAAGCCGTTCATCGCCCGCGTCGACGGCCGCACCCCGCCGAAGAAGGGCGAGATCGTGCACTTCACCCCCAAGGGCGACCACGTGCACCTCTTCAACGCCGAGTCCGGCGAGCGCATCAGCGGCTGA